TCAATTATGTAGACGCGTGAAGAGAGGAAGATGGAGGCCATTCTGCAGGCGTTTGCTCGTATGGAGAAGAGAGAAAAGCGGAGGGAGCAAGCGTTAGAGAGGATCGGCACAAAAGGGGAAGTTGGTGGGCGCAGCGAGATTAAGGAAGAGCCCCCTGCTACACCTGAGGCTGAATCTCCTGCCATCTTACAAGTATGTAACCTTCAATGATGCACACACGCAAGCATTGCTAAATCAGTAATGTGTTTTCTTGTATAACTGAATCTGACTAGCTTGACATtagctgcttttccattgtCGGGCCAGTGCGAGCCAGGGCTTTCAATGGGCTGGGCTAATAGCCTAGCACCTGTAGCACCGAGCCCAAAACCACGCTGCGTTTCCACCGTCAGAAGCTCCGAAGCACTTCACTAAAACCCGCCTGTAACATGCCTCTCTTGATCAATGTCGCACAAACCCACCAACAAATGgaagtttttattaaaaaactaatCAGAAAGAAATCACTGGAAACTAGAGAGATCGCAAAACGAACAGAATAAAAGTGGccgtttgttgtcatttttgtagcttacttaaagatttaaaaacccGTCAGCGCCGATGGCCTCATGGGCAGCGTGCCGACATGTAGCACCAATGCGCTTCgggcgacccgagttcgagtcccggctcgTGGTCCTGTCCCGATCCCGtccccactctctctctcccacttcgcttcccttcccgaaaaaaaaaaaaaaaagatttataacCCAAGCATCAATGTATCACTTATTGTGGTAAACATTGATCATAATGAATGAATTTGTCAAAATTGCACATTAATCACTcagaaataaagtggtatttatttcacaaaagtAAGAGGACATCACATTTAGAAAGAATGATAATTTCTACaaattttccaccaaaaatacAACCTGAGGAGCTTTAGCACTCTCTCCAGTGACAGTCCCAATACAGTTATATTTTAAGCCAAAGAAACCGGGGAAGCTCCCGCTTTATTTCATGACATATGCGgagttaaatatggatatcagACAGTCTATATATAAAGAGACGAGATGTactgacagataaaataaatacaccaTTGTGATTAGCCTATatgatttgtctgatttcttcaagcagtcgtatttaccatgtttactatggtaatGGTTAGTGTGCATAGACTTTTGCATCTCATATAAATATTTCTGCCTTATACGGTGATCAGAATCCACATCGGATCACAAACATaggttatttcaaacactcactGCTGTCTGAAAATGAGTTTTGGgctaaaatggttttaaaagtttttaatgctGATGTTAGCTGGTGTATATAAATCATCCGTGGCGCTGCCGTCTCCAGACTCAGATAAACTCCGCCTTTGTTTGTAACCACTCCTTAAGCCTGAACTGGCCTGCTTTGGACAAAGGTATTTGGCGGGCCAAAAAACCCTGACCGTTGGCCTAGAGGAAGCCCCGATGAGGCCCTATCAAGccccggaagtgacagtggaaacgcgactGGCCCTGGCACGCACTAGCACGCCCGCTTgaggcccgacagtggaaacgcggctgTTGAGTCAcagatgaataaaagtatttatttctttaaaaaatttttaCCCCAAACTGTTGAAAAGTAAGTTTTGTAAGTGTTTATTCCTAATTGTAAGCATTCAAACAATCGTTCATTGTTTTGACCTTTAGCCCATGCTAGAGGTAGTGAAGGAGGAGCCTGGTCTGAAGCCAGCAAAGGTGAGCCGTAATAAACAGAGGAAGAGCTTCTCGCGGAACCGCACTCACATCGGACAGCAGAGGCGGCGAGCACGCACGATCAGCACCTGCTCCGACTTGCCACCTAGTTCCCCTGGTGATGCTTTAGAGCACTTAACAACAGAAACTCATGATGGAGAGACTCCCTCTGCCCCTGAGGCTGAAGCTCCCCCATCACATGCACCTGACACCAGCCCACCACACAGCTGCTCACCCGCCCCAGTATGCCGCAGTGGACAGAAGTACCCCAAAACTAAAAAGGTATAATTCCTCACCAGTAGCTTCCATAAAAAGCATGTCACAGCTGTTTGTTGAGAGTTTTACAACTGCATATTCTCTGTCCCAACAGCACTTAGTTAGCGAGTGGATGGGTGTTGAAAAACAGGAGCGGGGACCTTCGAGGACCCCAGAACCTCCGCCTGAGAGGCCGTTGCGGATCAGTAGTGATCCTGAGGTCTTGGCCACACAGCTGAACTCTTTACCGGGCATGGCCTGCAGCTCACACGTCTACAGCACGCCCAAACACTACGTCCGCTTCTCCTCTCCTTTTCTAGCCAACCGCAGCCCCAGCACTCCTGGAGTGCCTACGGGACGGCGACGCTCGAGAGAAATGCCCGAAACACCACCTACCACTGGCTCCTGCAAGAAGGTAAAATTGCTGCATTATTCAGAGATGTCATGATTTTTGCCTCTCGAAAGATGCAAAAGTCTCCTGGTGGATAATACTAAATGGAACAAATCCCATTTCAGCTCAGACACTTATTCACATTCAAGTGTTTATATTCATACTCGCAAGTTTGTGGTCTAACTCCATGTGTTTTGTGCAGCGTTGGCTGAAGCAAGCTTTAGAAGAGGAGGGTTCCACCAGCCCAGGTGGAGGGCGCCCTTCTCTTCTGATGCCTAGTGAGAGCCCTCTTAGCCCCTCTATAAATGGCGAGTCCTACAGCCCTCTACCCCTCAACGGCAGTTGCTCACTACCAGGTGAGTCAGTAGTCCTTGTCCAACTGCAAATTAATTTTCTTCAAGCTTGTCTAAAGCTGTTTTTAATCTTACTCTGTCCACGTGCTTGCAGAGTTGCCTACCCCGTTGAAGAAAAGACGCTTATGTTCGCTCGATCCCTGTATGTCGGAGACTTCCACCCCATATGGTTCTCCTTGTGCCACCCCAACCCGAACAGAGTCAACAGAAGCACCAGGCACACCCCTGCTGCTAGCCACGCCTCCTCGACCACGACCAGAGGAACCCAGTACTGAGCCCTCAACACCCTTACAGATTCCTAACCACCCTCTGCCACAAGAGGTAAGACCGCATCTGCAAAGTTGTTGACTTTCAGTAGCTAGTGTTGTTGCTGTAGATATGCCTGAAATTTCAATAACAATGAAATCTTGATGGTAATTTTAtagaatgaaaataattttgtataattcgaacttaaaatatttaattattagaaATTGCTGTTTGTGTAATCTCTGTAAAATGGTTCTTAAGTATTTAAAAGCTAATCTAGTCTGAGCCATAGCCTTGTGGACAGTGCTCTGGCATACAGCACAATAGCGCTTCGAGCAACCCAAGTTCCTAGTCCCAGTTTGAGGTCCTTTTCTGATCCTGTTCTGATCCTCTCTCCTCCCATTGCTTCCTGTCTTCTCTACACTGTTCTATCCCCAAAAAAGGCAAaaagccaaaaataaaactaatctaGTAATTGTGAGCGAGAAGTAGTAGAAATGTTTTGCCCAATATTTAATGAAGATGATCAccaaaatattgaaaacagaaaacttaTAGATTatgcaatgacaaaatttgttaataatttattgaacTGACAAAAGAGGGCACTAACACTTTTGCTATTGGCCAAGTGGGCACAGTTATTACCAGTGGCAATGGTAATAAAATGATTGGTCACTTCTGACCAATTGATTTGAGGCATTATTTTGGTGAAAGGCAACAAAATGATCAAGAAATCTCTAAATCTTCAGAGTGAGTCATCTATGGACAGTTCTCCAGATGGTAGCCGGAGGCCCAGTACACAAGATGTGAGTTCACTATTTAAATATCTTGTACCTGCTACAGAGGTGTTTAGCTGcattcatcatcatcacatcTAACACATCTCGTCTTTTGTCAGGTCGAGCGACCTCCTTCGCTGTTGGCATCTCCCAGCGTGAGAAATGCAGGCTCTGATACGGCTCCACAGGAGTCTACAAAATCGTTGGGGTCTTTGAGTCCTCAGCCCTCCCATGCTGAGCCCCAGGATGCTGTAGTAGATGAAGGCATGGAGGTTGATGGTGGTGGTTCAGAAGCTGCCTCGGCACCTGAGACGCCAGCCTCCTCTTACCCTCCTTGGATGAAAAGTCCAGATCGAGGTGGCCTCTCGTTTTCCCCAGTGAACTCTAATCTGAGAGACCTCACCCCTTCTCACACCTTGGAGATGGGGGCGTACAGGCCAGATTCAACCTCTGCTGGCCCTTTCAGTGAAGCGGCACCTTTCTATCCCTGCAATGAGGAAGCAAGTGGCGTGACCTTTACCCGCTCATTGAGTGGGGACGGCACAGGGGAGGGAGGCGCTGCAAAGAACCCACAGAAGAAAAAGGTCTGTGCTAAAGAatttgccaaatgcataaatgtaaaatgattgttttttttgttttgtttttcccaaATTCCTTATCTGgtaatttcattttaagaaaagactgaaaaagttacatttatttgtcagAATATCATGTATGCCATTTATTCAAGTTattaatttactgtaaatatcCTTATGTGTTGTTAGGTCTCTCTCCTGGAGTACAGGAAACGTCAGCGTGAGGCACGGCGAAGCGGCTCCAAGGGAGAATGTGGATCCCCTGTTTCCACGGCACCACCAGTAGATGTTTTCCCTGTAGCTGTGGAAATGGTCTTTGAGCCACCTGCTCTCGCAGCAACACCAACCCCCAAGACCCCTCAGCCTAGCGAGGAGCCAGACGCTCAAACTCAGGGGGAGAGAGACGGAGAAGGCCAGTGGTACGTCcctaaaaaatgttcatttcttGAGGATGAGCTCTTAGCCTGCATTAGCATAAATTCCCTTTCactagggttgggtatcgtttGAATTTTAACCATTCCGATTCTGCTTATTGATTCCGATTTTTATTGATTCCTAATTTAGATTCCAAtaaggttaaaaaacaaaaaaaaaaaaaaaaaaaaacataaatatcattcacatttattctaagtcttattgcaaaacatttcattgtagCTGAATACTATGAACAAAAATCAATAGGCTAAGGAACACTTACACAAGGAACTTTTGCTTATGGTTTTAAAATACCAAAAACAAGTAgcctaactaaaataaatttcaagcattattaaagacaagtaaacattcagtaattaaaaaagaacaaaattggtaatcaaataaatacaactgaacaaagatacgattgaaataaacagtgttttaagattttcaggtattcaggtacagaaactgtaatctttgtttacgaggatattttgacacatttttgtgtatttgtccatACGAGTGCAAAAAGACGCGGAAGAGAACTCTATCGCGCACTACTCATAATGAGAGGTGACTTTGTGAGTGCACGTTTTGGATGTGTgcgcagcacagaaaacagcgcacgggtcttcttgcgcttgaatggtttaaagtcatattaaaatgcacacaaaggAATCGGTAAGAGcaatcaaaattttatttttataacaagtATCCAATTCCAGAATtggaatttattttctattccTAACCCTACATTTCACTACAGATTTGTTTGGATTCAAACATTATCAAAAAAATCAGGCTGTTTTTTTGACACTTGCATTTCTAtggaaacatgaaaaaaattattttttttttgccaatccAGCCCTGTAGCAAACCATGCAATTCAGAATTaagaattttaacatttaatttacagGACATCTTCCACATCAGTAGAGCAGGCCAGAGAGCGAAGCTACCACAGGGCCTTGTTGTTGAGTGACCATCGCAAGGATGCAGGTAAGAACAACCCTGGAAATATCAGAGAATGTTGGATTTGATTTTCAGGCTTGGATAACTCATGGTCGTATCTCcagatgtttttgtttcaatTGTTTGAATCTAGGAGTTGGTACCTGACTTACAAATGGAAATCTACCCCatcaataatatattatttttttgaaagcGTGTGTCCCAGGGGTTTCCagccctgctcctggagagccacCTTTCTGCAGACTAGTGTTAATTTCATCAACAAAAACTCTGACGAATGTTCGTCAATGAGCTTTTTTTCTATGACTTAAGACGAGGCGATGAAGAGACGACACCAAGATTATTAAACAATAACTCTGACTATATCAACATTCAGTATCGTTGACGAAACTAACACAGCTGCCTATAATGCCTCGTTTCCACCGAGCGGAACAAGGACAGTACGATTCGGGATGGTAAACTTTGATCGGCTTGTGTTTCAACCAccaacagtacccttacttgatagGCGTAGTGTATGCTGGAAAGTAGCAATCAATGTCATTCTCGCACAAAGAAAAAAGCAacacagtaaacaacaatggaggataTGCAGCAGATCTCGTTCTTGCTTCTCGGCATGTGGCTGTTTATCACAAAAAGAAACGGTATTGTGTTTCAACTGTATTAAAAAATGGTGCCTCTTGTGTTGTCATTGCCCTTGTAGCACGCACAAGTGATgattctctgtcaaccaatcaacgttCTGCAGTGAGTCTAGCTCCACCCTTTAGTACCGGACTACTGTTCTAGGTACCCCAATggaagggtcccaaaaaagtggtaCAGTACGACTTCTGACAATGGAAACGGCAAAAATTGCGCAGCATACTGAACTGTACCGTACCGCTCGATGGAAACTAGGCATAATTTTCAAGTGACTTTGAACACTGTGatttagctggttcaggtgtgtttgatttggATTGAGGTCTGCAGGATGGTAGCtttccaggaacagggttggagATCCTTGGTGTGTCCTATAATAATTCCAGGGGCTGTCTAATCCTGCTTCTGGAAGACCGCCtttctgcagagtttaactccaaccctaattaaacactgAAACAGgtaatcaatgtcttcaggattgcAATACATttccaggcaggtgtgctggagcaggttggagctaaactctgtaaGAACGTGTCCCTCCAGGAGCAAGATTTGACACCGCTTAGTTATCCTAAATGAGAGAAATCATGGAAATGCATTGAATAAAAGGTGTGGGAACCCTGGTAAGATCTTCTGTAGTCTTTCTTCGAATTAAAATACCttctttgtcttgttttcagataGTGGGGAGTCAGAGGGTGGCGACCCCCAGGTGAAGGAATGTCCTTCTCCCAAGAGCTGCAAGAGCCCATCGACACATGCAGTAAGAGTTTGCTTCTCTCAATGCAATATTCTATCTTGGCAGCATGAGATTTCTCAACCAACAATTTcataaacctttttttattatttacagccTTGTTCTCCAGCACCCCAGACTGTGTCTCGCCCATCCAAGGAGGAAGATGGTGAAGCACAGCCTCGTGGTCCTGCTCAGCCTCAGGCACTGTCCGTCCAGCAGTCCAGCACCAAGACTCCGAGCTCCAAACCAGCCGCTCTGACGCCCAGCAAGCTCCACTGTGGGCCCTCCAGCACCTCACAGAGTCACTACGCTGGACCTTCGCTCATGCACTCTCCCAAAGCGCAACCCCAAGGTTCACCTTACCGTGGTCAGCGAACGTTCCTGACAGCTCAGCCTCAGAACCAGCCTCAACCCCAGGCTACATCTGGCCCGGCCACTTTCCCTCAGTATAATCCCCAAAATGCCCCACCTCCACCACCCCctcctcccccagctccacccaCCTCTGCTCCCTACTTCCCTGCTCAGCCTTCAGCTGCTGCTGCACCTTTTCCTGCGTTCAAGCCTACTGTGGCCTCACCCTTTCCTCCCGGTTCCCAACCTCTCCTCCAGCcccatcatgcattgcattACCAAAGCAGTGCTGCCCCTCCCCCACCGCCCCCTCCTCCCCCTCCCCACCCGCAGCCTGGCCCTACCTTGCTGCATGTCAATCTACAACCTCCTTCGATGCAGCAGCATCAACTCCTCCTGACCTCCGCCCCACCGccacctcctcctccacctcctcaGGGACAGAGTTCCCAGCAGCCTCCACCTAATAGTGGCACgctcctgtcaatcaaacaagGACCACACCCGCCCCTTCCACCCCCTCCCCCTGCTCCATCCAGTAACGCACCGCACCCTTTCCAGAACATTGGTGGCTTTCAAACCACTCTACTTCACCAGTCTGCACCAGCCAACCCCTCAGTAACCCCTTCCACCTATCAACAAACTGTATTACCccctcctcctccacctcctcctcaACAAACTCCTCCCACACAGACCCCGCCCAATTCGAGTGTCTCGCAGATCGCTGGCGGTAACAGAGGACCTACACCTTCATCCGCCCCCTTCCACAGCACCGGCTACTTGGGCACAGGATGGCACTGACCACACCCACTTAACCCCGC
The Ctenopharyngodon idella isolate HZGC_01 chromosome 4, HZGC01, whole genome shotgun sequence genome window above contains:
- the kmt2e gene encoding inactive histone-lysine N-methyltransferase 2E isoform X3 translates to MSIVIPVGVDTANTSYLDMAAGSEPESVEASSVVVEKSSYPHQIYSSSSHHSHGYIGLPYADHNYGARPPPTPPASPPPSVLIRPGESLFVSGGRPGENLFVPGGQDEASRGTTLSTSEDGSYGADITRCICGFTHDDGYMICCDKCSVWQHIDCMGIDRQHIPETYLCERCQPRTLDREHAILLQTRKRENMSDGDTSATESGDEVPLELYTAFQHTPTSITLTTARLGNKQADKKRKKSGEKDPPATARAKKSFREGSRKSSRVKGSAPECEPTDPPSLWENKMKSWMERYEEASSNQYSEEVQILLRVKEARDGKTLAYNTHTAAFKPPVESHVQKNKRILKAVRDLAADSLIIEYRGKVMLRQQFEANGYFFKRPYPFVLFYSKFDGLEMCVDARSFGNEARFIRRSCTPNAEVRHVIEDGMLHLYIYSLRSISKGSEITIGFDYDYGSCKYKVDCACVKGNQECPVLKHNLEPTENLGSSTRRRGRKDKEPPRDESGQNQNLTMDCDGPKGKTLNDAKQRKLSPLRLSISNNQGSPAEESHRHSAGASCCRALRNKETREERKMEAILQAFARMEKREKRREQALERIGTKGEVGGRSEIKEEPPATPEAESPAILQPMLEVVKEEPGLKPAKVSRNKQRKSFSRNRTHIGQQRRRARTISTCSDLPPSSPGDALEHLTTETHDGETPSAPEAEAPPSHAPDTSPPHSCSPAPVCRSGQKYPKTKKHLVSEWMGVEKQERGPSRTPEPPPERPLRISSDPEVLATQLNSLPGMACSSHVYSTPKHYVRFSSPFLANRSPSTPGVPTGRRRSREMPETPPTTGSCKKRWLKQALEEEGSTSPGGGRPSLLMPSESPLSPSINGESYSPLPLNGSCSLPELPTPLKKRRLCSLDPCMSETSTPYGSPCATPTRTESTEAPGTPLLLATPPRPRPEEPSTEPSTPLQIPNHPLPQESESSMDSSPDGSRRPSTQDVERPPSLLASPSVRNAGSDTAPQESTKSLGSLSPQPSHAEPQDAVVDEGMEVDGGGSEAASAPETPASSYPPWMKSPDRGGLSFSPVNSNLRDLTPSHTLEMGAYRPDSTSAGPFSEAAPFYPCNEEASGVTFTRSLSGDGTGEGGAAKNPQKKKVSLLEYRKRQREARRSGSKGECGSPVSTAPPVDVFPVAVEMVFEPPALAATPTPKTPQPSEEPDAQTQGERDGEGQWTSSTSVEQARERSYHRALLLSDHRKDADSGESEGGDPQVKECPSPKSCKSPSTHAPCSPAPQTVSRPSKEEDGEAQPRGPAQPQALSVQQSSTKTPSSKPAALTPSKLHCGPSSTSQSHYAGPSLMHSPKAQPQGSPYRGQRTFLTAQPQNQPQPQATSGPATFPQYNPQNAPPPPPPPPPAPPTSAPYFPAQPSAAAAPFPAFKPTVASPFPPGSQPLLQPHHALHYQSSAAPPPPPPPPPPHPQPGPTLLHVNLQPPSMQQHQLLLTSAPPPPPPPPPQGQSSQQPPPNSGTLLSIKQGPHPPLPPPPPAPSSNAPHPFQNIGGFQTTLLHQSAPANPSVTPSTYQQTVLPPPPPPPPQQTPPTQTPPNSSVSQIAGGNRGPTPSSAPFHSTGYLGTGWH
- the kmt2e gene encoding inactive histone-lysine N-methyltransferase 2E isoform X2 translates to MSIVIPVGVDTANTSYLDMAAGSEPESVEASSVVVEKSSYPHQIYSSSSHHSHGYIGLPYADHNYGARPPPTPPASPPPSVLIRPGESLFVSGGRPGENLFVPGGQDEASRGTTLSTSEDGSYGADITRCICGFTHDDGYMICCDKCSVWQHIDCMGIDRQHIPETYLCERCQPRTLDREHAILLQTRKRENMSDGDTSATESGDEVPLELYTAFQHTPTSITLTTARLGNKQADKKRKKSGEKDPPATARAKKSFREGSRKSSRVKGSAPECEPTDPPSLWENKMKSWMERYEEASSNQYSEEVQILLRVKEARDGKTLAYNTHTAAFKPPVESHVQKNKRILKAVRDLAADSLIIEYRGKVMLRQQFEANGYFFKRPYPFVLFYSKFDGLEMCVDARSFGNEARFIRRSCTPNAEVRHVIEDGMLHLYIYSLRSISKGSEITIGFDYDYGSCKYKVDCACVKGNQECPVLKHNLEPTENLGSSTRRRGRKDKEPPRDESGQNQNLTMDCDGPKGKTLNDAKQRKLSPLRLSISNNQDPELIEDLEEKTSVSNEVEMESEEQIAERRRKMTREERKMEAILQAFARMEKREKRREQALERIGTKGEVGGRSEIKEEPPATPEAESPAILQPMLEVVKEEPGLKPAKVSRNKQRKSFSRNRTHIGQQRRRARTISTCSDLPPSSPGDALEHLTTETHDGETPSAPEAEAPPSHAPDTSPPHSCSPAPVCRSGQKYPKTKKHLVSEWMGVEKQERGPSRTPEPPPERPLRISSDPEVLATQLNSLPGMACSSHVYSTPKHYVRFSSPFLANRSPSTPGVPTGRRRSREMPETPPTTGSCKKRWLKQALEEEGSTSPGGGRPSLLMPSESPLSPSINGESYSPLPLNGSCSLPELPTPLKKRRLCSLDPCMSETSTPYGSPCATPTRTESTEAPGTPLLLATPPRPRPEEPSTEPSTPLQIPNHPLPQESESSMDSSPDGSRRPSTQDVERPPSLLASPSVRNAGSDTAPQESTKSLGSLSPQPSHAEPQDAVVDEGMEVDGGGSEAASAPETPASSYPPWMKSPDRGGLSFSPVNSNLRDLTPSHTLEMGAYRPDSTSAGPFSEAAPFYPCNEEASGVTFTRSLSGDGTGEGGAAKNPQKKKVSLLEYRKRQREARRSGSKGECGSPVSTAPPVDVFPVAVEMVFEPPALAATPTPKTPQPSEEPDAQTQGERDGEGQWTSSTSVEQARERSYHRALLLSDHRKDADSGESEGGDPQVKECPSPKSCKSPSTHAPCSPAPQTVSRPSKEEDGEAQPRGPAQPQALSVQQSSTKTPSSKPAALTPSKLHCGPSSTSQSHYAGPSLMHSPKAQPQGSPYRGQRTFLTAQPQNQPQPQATSGPATFPQYNPQNAPPPPPPPPPAPPTSAPYFPAQPSAAAAPFPAFKPTVASPFPPGSQPLLQPHHALHYQSSAAPPPPPPPPPPHPQPGPTLLHVNLQPPSMQQHQLLLTSAPPPPPPPPPQGQSSQQPPPNSGTLLSIKQGPHPPLPPPPPAPSSNAPHPFQNIGGFQTTLLHQSAPANPSVTPSTYQQTVLPPPPPPPPQQTPPTQTPPNSSVSQIAGGNRGPTPSSAPFHSTGYLGTGWH
- the kmt2e gene encoding inactive histone-lysine N-methyltransferase 2E isoform X1 — protein: MSIVIPVGVDTANTSYLDMAAGSEPESVEASSVVVEKSSYPHQIYSSSSHHSHGYIGLPYADHNYGARPPPTPPASPPPSVLIRPGESLFVSGGRPGENLFVPGGQDEASRGTTLSTSEDGSYGADITRCICGFTHDDGYMICCDKCSVWQHIDCMGIDRQHIPETYLCERCQPRTLDREHAILLQTRKRENMSDGDTSATESGDEVPLELYTAFQHTPTSITLTTARLGNKQADKKRKKSGEKDPPATARAKKSFREGSRKSSRVKGSAPECEPTDPPSLWENKMKSWMERYEEASSNQYSEEVQILLRVKEARDGKTLAYNTHTAAFKPPVESHVQKNKRILKAVRDLAADSLIIEYRGKVMLRQQFEANGYFFKRPYPFVLFYSKFDGLEMCVDARSFGNEARFIRRSCTPNAEVRHVIEDGMLHLYIYSLRSISKGSEITIGFDYDYGSCKYKVDCACVKGNQECPVLKHNLEPTENLGSSTRRRGRKDKEPPRDESGQNQNLTMDCDGPKGKTLNDAKQRKLSPLRLSISNNQDPELIEDLEEKTSVSNEVEMESEEQIAERRRKMGSPAEESHRHSAGASCCRALRNKETREERKMEAILQAFARMEKREKRREQALERIGTKGEVGGRSEIKEEPPATPEAESPAILQPMLEVVKEEPGLKPAKVSRNKQRKSFSRNRTHIGQQRRRARTISTCSDLPPSSPGDALEHLTTETHDGETPSAPEAEAPPSHAPDTSPPHSCSPAPVCRSGQKYPKTKKHLVSEWMGVEKQERGPSRTPEPPPERPLRISSDPEVLATQLNSLPGMACSSHVYSTPKHYVRFSSPFLANRSPSTPGVPTGRRRSREMPETPPTTGSCKKRWLKQALEEEGSTSPGGGRPSLLMPSESPLSPSINGESYSPLPLNGSCSLPELPTPLKKRRLCSLDPCMSETSTPYGSPCATPTRTESTEAPGTPLLLATPPRPRPEEPSTEPSTPLQIPNHPLPQESESSMDSSPDGSRRPSTQDVERPPSLLASPSVRNAGSDTAPQESTKSLGSLSPQPSHAEPQDAVVDEGMEVDGGGSEAASAPETPASSYPPWMKSPDRGGLSFSPVNSNLRDLTPSHTLEMGAYRPDSTSAGPFSEAAPFYPCNEEASGVTFTRSLSGDGTGEGGAAKNPQKKKVSLLEYRKRQREARRSGSKGECGSPVSTAPPVDVFPVAVEMVFEPPALAATPTPKTPQPSEEPDAQTQGERDGEGQWTSSTSVEQARERSYHRALLLSDHRKDADSGESEGGDPQVKECPSPKSCKSPSTHAPCSPAPQTVSRPSKEEDGEAQPRGPAQPQALSVQQSSTKTPSSKPAALTPSKLHCGPSSTSQSHYAGPSLMHSPKAQPQGSPYRGQRTFLTAQPQNQPQPQATSGPATFPQYNPQNAPPPPPPPPPAPPTSAPYFPAQPSAAAAPFPAFKPTVASPFPPGSQPLLQPHHALHYQSSAAPPPPPPPPPPHPQPGPTLLHVNLQPPSMQQHQLLLTSAPPPPPPPPPQGQSSQQPPPNSGTLLSIKQGPHPPLPPPPPAPSSNAPHPFQNIGGFQTTLLHQSAPANPSVTPSTYQQTVLPPPPPPPPQQTPPTQTPPNSSVSQIAGGNRGPTPSSAPFHSTGYLGTGWH
- the kmt2e gene encoding inactive histone-lysine N-methyltransferase 2E isoform X4 — protein: MSIVIPVGVDTANTSYLDMAAGSEPESVEASSVVVEKSSYPHQIYSSSSHHSHGYIGLPYADHNYGARPPPTPPASPPPSVLIRPGESLFVSGGRPGENLFVPGGQDEASRGTTLSTSEDGSYGADITRCICGFTHDDGYMICCDKCSVWQHIDCMGIDRQHIPETYLCERCQPRTLDREHAILLQTRKRENMSDGDTSATESGDEVPLELYTAFQHTPTSITLTTARLGNKQADKKRKKSGEKDPPATARAKKSFREGSRKSSRVKGSAPECEPTDPPSLWENKMKSWMERYEEASSNQYSEEVQILLRVKEARDGKTLAYNTHTAAFKPPVESHVQKNKRILKAVRDLAADSLIIEYRGKVMLRQQFEANGYFFKRPYPFVLFYSKFDGLEMCVDARSFGNEARFIRRSCTPNAEVRHVIEDGMLHLYIYSLRSISKGSEITIGFDYDYGSCKYKVDCACVKGNQECPVLKHNLEPTENLGSSTRRRGRKDKEPPRDESGQNQNLTMDCDGPKGKTLNDAKQRKLSPLRLSISNNQTREERKMEAILQAFARMEKREKRREQALERIGTKGEVGGRSEIKEEPPATPEAESPAILQPMLEVVKEEPGLKPAKVSRNKQRKSFSRNRTHIGQQRRRARTISTCSDLPPSSPGDALEHLTTETHDGETPSAPEAEAPPSHAPDTSPPHSCSPAPVCRSGQKYPKTKKHLVSEWMGVEKQERGPSRTPEPPPERPLRISSDPEVLATQLNSLPGMACSSHVYSTPKHYVRFSSPFLANRSPSTPGVPTGRRRSREMPETPPTTGSCKKRWLKQALEEEGSTSPGGGRPSLLMPSESPLSPSINGESYSPLPLNGSCSLPELPTPLKKRRLCSLDPCMSETSTPYGSPCATPTRTESTEAPGTPLLLATPPRPRPEEPSTEPSTPLQIPNHPLPQESESSMDSSPDGSRRPSTQDVERPPSLLASPSVRNAGSDTAPQESTKSLGSLSPQPSHAEPQDAVVDEGMEVDGGGSEAASAPETPASSYPPWMKSPDRGGLSFSPVNSNLRDLTPSHTLEMGAYRPDSTSAGPFSEAAPFYPCNEEASGVTFTRSLSGDGTGEGGAAKNPQKKKVSLLEYRKRQREARRSGSKGECGSPVSTAPPVDVFPVAVEMVFEPPALAATPTPKTPQPSEEPDAQTQGERDGEGQWTSSTSVEQARERSYHRALLLSDHRKDADSGESEGGDPQVKECPSPKSCKSPSTHAPCSPAPQTVSRPSKEEDGEAQPRGPAQPQALSVQQSSTKTPSSKPAALTPSKLHCGPSSTSQSHYAGPSLMHSPKAQPQGSPYRGQRTFLTAQPQNQPQPQATSGPATFPQYNPQNAPPPPPPPPPAPPTSAPYFPAQPSAAAAPFPAFKPTVASPFPPGSQPLLQPHHALHYQSSAAPPPPPPPPPPHPQPGPTLLHVNLQPPSMQQHQLLLTSAPPPPPPPPPQGQSSQQPPPNSGTLLSIKQGPHPPLPPPPPAPSSNAPHPFQNIGGFQTTLLHQSAPANPSVTPSTYQQTVLPPPPPPPPQQTPPTQTPPNSSVSQIAGGNRGPTPSSAPFHSTGYLGTGWH